A region from the Vibrio sp. SS-MA-C1-2 genome encodes:
- the folP gene encoding dihydropteroate synthase, whose translation MNLISKKKSLNLTQSHVMGIINVTPDSFSDGGKFNQLDHALYHAESMVKAGVSLLDIGGESTRPGADEVSLQQELDRVIPIIEALNQRFDHWISIDTSKADVMRHAVNAGADLINDVRALQEPNALQVAAEMGVPVCLMHMKGSPKNMQDNPDYYSIIDDVSDFLTERVTACQAVGIDKSQLLLDPGFGFGKTLAHNYQILAKLEQFHRFGLPLLVGMSRKSMIYNLLETTPQKSLIGSVTCATIAALKGAQIIRVHDAKETLDALAICRATQEQLNE comes from the coding sequence GTGAATTTAATCAGCAAAAAAAAATCATTAAATTTAACGCAAAGTCATGTTATGGGCATTATTAATGTAACACCTGACTCTTTCTCTGATGGTGGTAAATTTAATCAGCTAGATCATGCACTCTATCATGCAGAGTCCATGGTTAAGGCTGGTGTCTCTTTATTGGATATCGGTGGTGAGTCAACACGTCCAGGTGCTGATGAAGTCTCATTACAGCAAGAGTTAGATCGTGTCATTCCGATTATTGAAGCATTAAATCAACGTTTTGATCATTGGATTTCCATCGATACCAGTAAAGCTGATGTGATGAGACATGCTGTGAATGCAGGTGCGGATCTGATCAATGATGTTCGTGCACTGCAGGAGCCTAATGCGCTACAAGTGGCTGCTGAAATGGGGGTTCCTGTCTGTTTAATGCATATGAAAGGTTCACCAAAAAATATGCAAGATAATCCAGATTATTACTCAATTATTGATGATGTTTCTGATTTTTTAACAGAACGAGTAACCGCATGCCAAGCCGTGGGAATCGACAAGAGTCAGCTGCTATTAGATCCTGGTTTTGGCTTTGGTAAAACTTTGGCGCATAATTATCAAATATTGGCAAAATTAGAACAGTTTCATCGTTTTGGTTTACCTTTATTGGTTGGTATGTCTCGGAAGTCGATGATCTATAATTTATTAGAGACAACACCTCAGAAAAGCTTAATTGGCAGTGTAACTTGTGCAACCATCGCGGCATTAAAAGGGGCTCAGATAATCCGAGTCCATGATGCAAAAGAGACATTGGATGCATTAGCCATTTGCCGAGCGACTCAAGAACAATTAAATGAATAG
- the rimP gene encoding ribosome maturation factor RimP, with the protein MTGLERQLTEMLESPVIALGFELVGVEFIRAGQHSTLRVYIDHPDGITVDGCAEVSHQVSAVMDVEDPITVAYSLEVSSPGLERPLFKVEHYQQFIESEVLIVLKMAMDNRRKWKGIITAVEGETITLDVDGGLQEFALSNISNANLVPKF; encoded by the coding sequence ATGACGGGTTTAGAGAGACAACTTACAGAAATGCTGGAATCTCCAGTTATTGCTTTAGGTTTTGAATTAGTAGGCGTTGAATTTATTCGTGCAGGTCAGCACTCTACGTTACGTGTTTATATTGACCATCCAGACGGCATTACCGTAGACGGTTGTGCAGAAGTAAGTCATCAAGTTAGCGCTGTTATGGATGTTGAAGATCCAATTACAGTAGCATATAGCTTAGAGGTATCTTCTCCAGGTCTTGAGCGTCCACTATTTAAAGTGGAGCATTATCAACAGTTCATCGAAAGTGAAGTGTTAATCGTATTAAAGATGGCGATGGATAATCGTCGTAAGTGGAAAGGTATTATCACTGCTGTAGAAGGTGAAACAATCACCCTTGATGTGGATGGTGGATTACAAGAATTTGCGCTTAGTAATATCTCTAACGCAAACCTAGTACCGAAGTTTTAA
- the nusA gene encoding transcription termination factor NusA, whose translation MNNKEILAVVEAVSNEKGVPREKIFEALEIALATATKKKYESEVEVRVEIDRKTGDFDTFRRWVIVNEVTQPTLEMTLDAAVFDDETAELGGFVEDQIDSVKFDRIATQTAKQVIVQKVREAERMMIVEQFIDNEGELITGIVKKVNRDAVIVDLGNNAEAVIQRDDQLPRENFRPGDRVRGLLYAVRPEARGFQLFMTRSKSEMLIELFRVEVPEIGEEMIELKAAARDPGSRAKIAVKTNDKRIDPIGACVGMRGARVQAVSGELGGERIDIVLWDDNPAQLVINAMAPAEVASIIVDEDNNTMDVAVEADNLAQAIGRSGQNVRLASQLTGWELNVMTVEELHKKHQEEAQGSIDAFVKHLSIEDDFATLLVEEGFTTLEEIAYVPLSELLTIDGLDEDLANELRSRAKEALTTLALAQEESFDGLEPAEDLLSLEGLERDLAFKLAAKGIADLEALAEQATDDLMDIEDLTEEKAGALIMAARNICWFND comes from the coding sequence ATGAACAACAAAGAAATATTAGCCGTTGTTGAAGCGGTATCTAATGAAAAAGGTGTTCCTCGTGAGAAGATCTTTGAAGCGTTAGAGATAGCATTAGCAACAGCAACTAAGAAAAAGTACGAATCTGAAGTTGAAGTCCGTGTAGAGATCGACCGTAAAACCGGTGATTTCGATACCTTCCGTCGTTGGGTTATTGTGAATGAAGTAACACAACCAACATTGGAAATGACACTAGATGCTGCGGTTTTTGATGATGAAACGGCAGAGCTAGGTGGTTTCGTTGAAGATCAAATTGATTCAGTGAAGTTTGACCGTATTGCGACTCAAACAGCGAAGCAAGTTATCGTACAAAAAGTTCGTGAAGCTGAACGTATGATGATTGTTGAGCAGTTTATTGATAACGAAGGTGAGCTAATTACCGGTATCGTTAAAAAAGTAAACCGTGATGCAGTGATTGTTGACCTTGGTAACAACGCAGAAGCCGTTATCCAACGTGATGATCAACTTCCTCGTGAAAACTTCCGTCCAGGTGACCGAGTTCGTGGTCTTTTGTACGCAGTACGCCCTGAAGCTCGCGGTTTCCAGTTGTTTATGACTCGTTCTAAGTCTGAGATGTTAATCGAGTTATTCCGAGTGGAAGTGCCTGAAATTGGCGAAGAGATGATTGAGCTTAAAGCGGCTGCTCGTGATCCAGGTTCTCGTGCAAAAATTGCCGTGAAGACAAACGATAAGCGTATTGATCCAATCGGTGCTTGTGTTGGTATGCGTGGCGCTCGTGTTCAAGCCGTTTCTGGTGAACTAGGCGGTGAGCGTATTGATATCGTACTTTGGGATGATAACCCAGCGCAACTTGTTATTAACGCAATGGCACCCGCAGAAGTTGCATCAATTATTGTTGATGAAGATAACAATACAATGGATGTCGCAGTAGAAGCTGACAACCTAGCTCAAGCCATTGGTCGTAGCGGTCAAAATGTACGCTTAGCTTCTCAACTAACGGGTTGGGAACTAAACGTGATGACCGTTGAAGAGCTACATAAGAAACACCAAGAAGAAGCTCAAGGTTCTATTGATGCGTTTGTTAAACATCTATCTATTGAAGATGATTTTGCAACGTTATTAGTAGAAGAAGGCTTCACAACACTAGAAGAGATTGCTTACGTTCCTCTTTCTGAGCTATTAACGATTGATGGTTTAGACGAAGATTTAGCAAATGAGCTACGTTCTCGTGCAAAAGAAGCATTGACGACGTTAGCACTTGCACAAGAAGAATCATTTGATGGTTTAGAGCCAGCTGAAGACCTACTAAGCCTTGAAGGTCTAGAGCGTGATTTAGCATTTAAACTTGCTGCAAAAGGTATTGCTGATCTTGAAGCCTTAGCTGAACAAGCAACAGATGACCTAATGGATATCGAAGACTTAACGGAAGAGAAAGCTGGCGCATTAATTATGGCTGCTCGTAACATCTGTTGGTTTAACGATTAA
- the secG gene encoding preprotein translocase subunit SecG gives MYEILLVIYLLAALAVIGLVLVQQGKGADMGASFGAGASNTVFGAGGSGNFLTRMTAVSATVFFIISLALGNLSTNHGDVESGWENLTQPATTQSVEKTAETPAAPAAPNSDIPQ, from the coding sequence ATGTACGAAATTCTACTTGTGATTTACCTGTTGGCCGCACTGGCAGTAATTGGCCTAGTTTTGGTTCAGCAAGGTAAAGGCGCAGACATGGGAGCCTCATTTGGGGCTGGTGCATCAAATACAGTATTTGGCGCTGGCGGCTCTGGAAACTTTTTAACCCGAATGACAGCTGTATCAGCAACCGTTTTCTTTATCATTAGTTTGGCGCTTGGCAACTTAAGCACTAACCATGGTGATGTGGAATCAGGTTGGGAAAATTTGACTCAACCGGCGACAACTCAGTCTGTTGAGAAAACTGCGGAAACACCAGCAGCTCCAGCTGCACCGAATAGTGATATTCCTCAGTAA